The Thermoplasma acidophilum DSM 1728 genome includes a window with the following:
- a CDS encoding NAD(P)/FAD-dependent oxidoreductase, with protein sequence MPKKIVIIGAGAGGGISLSQLRRALSNEDVEITIIDQTGRTDFQPSYVFLALGEKKPEEISRDISQLNDSRVRAVKDTVISVDAANRVVKTSGGSYQYDYLIMSPGPSIDPSSLKGHEATHSVWTMEDSLRLRDAVKNFKGGNVLISVSTQWYKCPPVPWEMALLLDDYFRRKNIRDKVKITVAHPVSRPMEMYGPGLSEPFSKMLDDRNIEGIYGRRVSSVDAEKKRAIMDNGETVGFDLSIVAPPHLPPDFIKNNDDLRSPRGWAATNIRDFRNPKYEDVFAIGDVIAPTIQIGMAGVLAHFQADTVSSAIAEEIAGYPFMEYNKVAVCIIATGGSGVFSYCDLAGKLTDPKVKFPECRMIGNDPLFRFAHDLYEVNFLSSIYGSR encoded by the coding sequence ATGCCTAAAAAGATAGTCATAATTGGTGCAGGCGCCGGAGGCGGCATATCACTTAGCCAGCTCAGAAGAGCACTCAGCAATGAAGATGTTGAGATCACGATCATAGATCAGACCGGAAGAACGGACTTCCAGCCCTCATACGTATTCCTTGCACTGGGAGAAAAGAAACCGGAGGAGATATCCAGAGACATTTCACAGCTGAATGACAGTCGTGTCAGGGCAGTAAAGGACACTGTCATATCTGTGGATGCCGCCAACAGGGTCGTAAAAACGTCCGGTGGCAGCTATCAGTACGATTATCTGATCATGTCCCCAGGTCCGAGCATCGATCCTTCATCCCTCAAAGGACACGAGGCAACACACAGTGTGTGGACAATGGAGGATTCGCTGAGGCTTAGGGATGCTGTGAAGAACTTCAAAGGTGGAAACGTACTCATCAGCGTATCGACCCAATGGTACAAATGCCCGCCTGTGCCATGGGAGATGGCTCTGCTTCTTGACGATTATTTCAGGAGGAAGAACATCCGGGACAAGGTGAAGATAACGGTTGCGCATCCCGTTTCCAGACCCATGGAGATGTATGGCCCAGGCCTTTCTGAACCATTCTCGAAGATGCTTGATGACAGGAACATCGAAGGAATTTACGGGCGCAGGGTATCATCCGTTGATGCTGAAAAGAAGCGTGCAATAATGGACAACGGAGAAACCGTTGGCTTCGACCTTTCAATCGTGGCTCCGCCGCATCTGCCGCCGGATTTCATCAAAAATAATGATGATCTGCGATCGCCTAGAGGATGGGCTGCGACCAACATCAGGGACTTCAGGAATCCCAAGTACGAGGATGTTTTCGCCATAGGCGATGTGATCGCGCCGACGATACAGATAGGAATGGCAGGGGTACTGGCGCATTTCCAGGCCGATACGGTTTCATCTGCAATTGCAGAGGAGATTGCCGGGTATCCATTCATGGAATACAACAAGGTAGCCGTGTGCATCATAGCCACGGGCGGATCCGGTGTATTCTCCTACTGCGATCTTGCCGGAAAGCTTACGGACCCAAAGGTCAAATTCCCGGAGTGCAGAATGATAGGGAATGATCCTCTGTTCCGCTTTGCCCACGATCTTTACGAAGTCAACTTCCTCTCTTCAATATACGGTAGCAGGTGA